A genomic segment from Nicotiana tabacum cultivar K326 chromosome 7, ASM71507v2, whole genome shotgun sequence encodes:
- the LOC107770539 gene encoding uncharacterized protein LOC107770539 yields MAEYEACILGIRMAIDMNVKELLVIGDSDLLIHQVQEEWSIKNVNILPYLRCVKELCKKFTKIEFKHVPRIQNEFTDALATLSSMIHHLDKNYIDPIKVEIREQRAYCFHVDGEPDGKPWHDYGLVNHPKQRLLYIPVRSSSNKRRRTLQIKLSQQAETFLNAKLSQQAETHSTNQSLPTSGDIFKML; encoded by the exons atggccgaatatgaagcatgcATCCTTGGGATCAgaatggcaatcgacatgaatgTCAAAGAACTTTTGGTCATAGGGGATTCAGATCTATTGATACATCAAGTCCAAGAGGAATGGTCCATCAAGAATGTTAATATACTTCCTTACCTACGCTGCGTGAAAGAGCTATGCAAAAAGTTCACGAAGATTGAATTCAAGCACGTCCCTAGGATTCAGAACGAGTTCACCGATGCCCTTgcaaccctatcatctatgatccACCATCTAGATAAGAACTACATCGACCCAATCAAGGTGGAGATTAGGGAACAACGTGCCTATTGCTTTCATGTAGATGGAGAACCAGATGGTAAACCATG GCATGATTATGGTTTAGTCAATCATCCCAAGCAGAGATTACTTTACATTCCAGTGCGAAGCTCTTCTAACAAGCGGAGACGCACTTTACAAATCAAGCTCTCCCAGCAAGCAGAGACATTTCTCAatgcaaagctctcccaacaagcggagacgcaCTCTACAAATCAatctctcccaacaagcggagacattTTTAAAATGCTCTGA